Proteins encoded within one genomic window of Vanrija pseudolonga chromosome 3, complete sequence:
- the Tti1 gene encoding TELO2-interacting protein 1: MQTPRWRRFERQVKPTCVKLMGIATQPPTTTSQHAALLDSLRALVETLPDAAFAPSLINYLLFPLTTLLRQTPDPAHLPDTFLEAAFRFLAVVVHHWVRAPGGMDPQAWEQLWRFTISSITRPGKGRAVEQEVQFEAVALLRALLEPYSAPGEAPHPSPAMRKALYGPKAPLVPTLFQSITLAVECSSPAPPHPALQLSAVKLLRTLVGYLAGQSELLASVLPGIVSAMTKAITSGGKGLKGDNAAEMAHAIEDILTETLDDDALRRLGVLKPTFNDLSELAEQWEEKRRDGNGDELSPESTPPPETPPSTAAPNPFPPLTASYLAFTSTQLLSTIPPVLSTLARHFSHSARNAAADLASSLIRHCRESLPRLTSPALSTLLLLSTDEFDPVRNDAKQRLLALLDSDAGVSLDNLMVDLLSTAINALPRHIQAEQDSRVNEVARLISAIALVTAEQDPARPNVIATFLGPSGAVERWAWGLLDCLEFGRPRGWSAAGADASRTAEQGWTGGLITASLPRLIEPAGGATDSAMDQDESDTRPPPNETFPSLPLRHVESDSTRHALSSMLEALGAAGGEQALHSVDYFIRFARANRTREVAKAVSAVWVAQKLLVGVASKHDGERRPRAVRKMAREVTRVLVSIDDEDDEDEEWTGQPDPDLVDALVPVEHSRGLDALTTLLDKPMANQSASQETRRLHSRAQRVLLSALSLSTLASCAKILGTGFRPLLLHTLYEVLAHLSSPHDIVRQFAETALVLIAYETGYASAQNLVLDNVDYVVNVVSQRLTYHRLSPHAPLVLIAMIRLVGAPIVPLVHDVVDEIFDALDDFHGYSALASALLAVLTTLIDVMADDVKATGPTPERKAAREEARRVLNPPNPETDFARFAGWYSERSTHAQREVDEILERAPRQAWGKDKDAEGDTEMGDEERPPNTDNDEPPPPTRSQEVAQQILEKATYYLSHSSPFLRARVLGLIARAIPVLASGGREGDLLPLIDRAWPIILTRLDDPVPYVVTEAAEVIASLAEHVGEYVSRRIADDAWPRLLRLLNSQAEVDKKSALARRGAVGTTSEWTVSHRLHLALLSTATFIAAEVPVKDGVLWEIITAFVPLLDARVHGDLQEAARKLYSALDARDGDAVWMALRATSGRLKGDNGVWEYLHDGALDISASVAVLAP, encoded by the exons ATGCAGACGCCAAGATGGAGGCGTTTCGAAAGGCAG GTCAAGCCCACCTGCGTCAAGCTCATGGGCATCGCGACGCAGCCGCCAACAACGACGTcgcagcacgccgcgctgctcgactcgctgcgcgcgctggtcgagACGCTACCAGACGCGGCGTTCGCGCCCTCGCTGATCAACTACCTTCTATTCCCGCTTACGACGCTTCTGCGCCAGACGCCAGACCCAGCCCACCTGCCGGACACgttcctcgaggccgcgttccgcttcctcgccgttgtcgtGCACCACTGGGTGCGCGCACCGGGCGGCATGGACCCCCAGGCATGGGAGCAGCTCTGGCGCTTCACCATCTCGTCTATCACGCGCCCGGGCAAGGGCCGCGCCGTGGAGCAGGAGGTGCAGTTCGAGGCCGTTGCGCTGCTACGAGCTCTGCTCGAGCCGTACTCCGCGCCTGGGGAGGCTCCTCACCCTTCCCCGGCGATGCGCAAGGCGCTGTATGGCCCCAAGGCGCCGCTGGTCCCTACGCTGTTCCAGAGCATCACGCTCGCGGTCGAATGCTCGAGCCCAGCCCCGCCACACCCTGCGCTCCAGCTCTCGGCGGTCAAGCTCCTCCGCACTCTGGTGGGATATCTTGCTGGCCAGTCCGAGCTCCTCGCTTCGGTCCTGCCTGGGATCGTCAGTGCCATGACCAAGGCCATCACGAGTGGAGGCAAGGGTCTCAAAGGTGACAATGCGGCCGAGATGGCGCACGCAATCGAGGATATCCTGACCGAGACGCTCGATGACGATGCGTTGAGAAGACTCGGCGTGCTGAAACCGACGTTCAACGACCTGtcggagctcgccgagcagtgGGAAGAGAAGCGGCGCGATGGGAACGGGGATGAGCTGTCACCGGAATCCACTCCCCCACCAGAAACTCCAccgtcgacagcggcgccCAACCCCTTTCCCCCCTTGACGGCATCATATCTCGCCTTCACGTCTACCCAGCTACTGTCAACGATCCCGCCGGTGCTCTCCACCCTCGCGAGGCACTTCTCCCACTCGGCGAGGAATGCAGCGGCAGACCTAGCAAGCTCGCTGATACGACACTGCCGCGAGTCTCTGCCCCGGTTAACGTCCCCGGCATTGTCAaccctcctccttctctcCACGGACGAGTTCGACCCTGTGCGCAACGACGCTAAGCAGAGACTCCTCGCGCTATTGGACAGTGACGCAGGTGTATCCCTGGACAACCTGATGGTGGACTTGCTCAGCACGGCTATCAACGCCCTCCCGAGGCACATTCAGGCTGAGCAGGACTCGCGCGTCAACGAGGTCGCACGTCTCATCTCGGCCATCGCGCTCGTCACAGCAGAGCAGGACCCGGCGCGGCCGAATGTAATCGCTACGTTCCTCGGGCCGTCGGGTGCCGTCGAGCGCTGGGCTTGGGGCCTGCTCGACTGTTTGGAATTCGGCCGCCCACGAGGCTGGAGTGCCGCAGGagccgacgcgtcgcgaaCTGCTGAGCAGGGGTGGACTGGCGGACTGATCACTGCAAGCCTCCCACGGCTCATTGAGCCGGCAGGTGGTGCTACGGACAGCGCTATGGACCAAGATGAGAGTGACACCCGCCCTCCGCCAAACGAGACGTTCCCTTCCCTGCCTCTTCGACACGTCGAGTCGGACAGCACACGCCACGCCCTGTCGTCCATGCTGGAAGCTCTAGGCGCTGCAGGCGGGGAACAGGCTCTCCACTCTGTCGACTACTTTATCCGCTTCGCCCGCGCTAACCGCACGCGTGAGGTCGCCAAAGCCGTCTCAGCTGTCTGGGTGGCCCAgaagctgctcgtcggcgttgcaagcaagcacgacggcgagcgacgaccgAGAGCAGTGCGAAAGATGGCGCGTGAGGTGACCCGAGTCCTCGTCAGtattgacgacgaggatgatgaggacgaggagtgGACAGGCCAGCCTGATCCTGATCTTGTCGACGCGCTGGTCCCCGTCGAGCACAGCCGGGGCTTGGACGCCCTCACGACGCTGCTGGACAAGCCTATGGCGAACCAGTCGGCGTCGCAGGAGACGCGACGACTGCATTCGCGTGCCCAACGTGTTCTCCTCAGCGCGCTCTCACTGTCGACTCTGGCGTCGTGCGCCAAGATCCTCGGCACTGGGTTCCGCCCCCTGCTCCTCCACACGCTGTACGAGGTTCTCGCTCATCTTTCCTCCCCGCACGACATTGTGCGGCAGTTTGCCGAGACTGCCCTTGTCCTCATCGCGTACGAGACGGGGTACGCCTCGGCGCAGAACCTCgtgctcgacaatgtcgactATGTGGTCAACGTTGTGTCCCAACGGCTCACGTACCACCGATTGAGCCCCCACGCCccgctcgtcctcatcgccaTGATCCGGCTTGTCGGCGCGCCGATCGTCCCGCTCGTTCacgacgttgtcgacgagATTTttgacgccctcgacgacttCCACGGATACTCTGCTCTTGCTAGCGCTCTCCTCGCAGTGCTTACCACGCTCATCGACGtcatggccgacgacgtcaaggccaCAGGGCCAACGCCAgagcgcaaggcggcgcgcgaggaggcgaggcgggtgCTCAACCCGCCGAACCCCGAGACCGACTTTGCGCGCTTCGCTGGGTGGTATTCTGAGCGCagcacccacgcccagcgcgaggtcgacgagatcCTCGAGCGTGCACCCCGGCAAGCATggggcaaggacaaggacgccgagggggaCACGGAAATGGGCGATGAGGAGCGGCCGCCCAACACGGACAATGAcgagccgccaccacccacacggTCGCAGGAAGTGGCGCAGCAGATCCTCGAAAAGGCAACCTACTACTTGTCGCACTCGTCGCCGTTCCTCCGTGCCCGCGTGCTGGGCCTCATTGCGCGCGCGATCCCTGTGCTCGCGtccggcgggcgcgagggcgacctcctcccactcaTCGACCGCGCATGGCCCATCATCCTcacgcgcctcgacgaccccgTGCCGTACGTCGTGAcggaggccgccgaggtgatTGCCAGCCTGGCGGAGCACGTAGGCGAGTACGTCTCGCGGCGGATCGCGGACGACGCGTGGCCGCGCCTTTTGCGGCTTCTCAACTCCCAAGCAGAGGTGGACAAGAAGtctgcgctcgcgcggcgcggcgcggtcggcaCAACGTCCGAGTGGACCGTGAGCCACCGGCTTCACCTCGCCCTGCTCTCCACCGCGACGTTCATCGCGGCCGAAGTGCCCGTCAAGGACGGCGTACTGTGGGAGATCATCACGGCGTTCGtgccgctcctcgacgcgcgcgtgcatGGCGACCTGCAGGAGGCGGCTAGGAAGCTATACTCTGCGCTCGATGCACGAGACGGCGACGCAGTGTGGATGGCGCTTCGCGCCACATCCGGCAGGCTGAAGGGAGATAATGGCGTGTGGGAATACCTGcatgacggcgcgctcgacatcagcgcgagcgtcgccgtcctcgcaCCATAG
- the Os06g0560000 gene encoding Solute carrier family 40 member 1, which translates to MGSAAAVIDDDERAPLLTSGSSQRSAPASDTGAAPASAGTYAVPCLLLQHVSSTINAGLYDFGAFLFLIDIFADTLVPSALVGLFTTLSGLLLSGYIGGLVDRTPRLRFLRRAIGAEKFFHGANYALFLLLFGPLQPVASAAFHFRASTAQNVAVWACLLLTIMCSSLLGLANTGLTVAIERDWVTCIARGDTALLTQLNTYMRRIDLVSKLVSPLLVSFLTVMWGYEVAVAILLAFTVVTAATESVWIGVVYRCFPALSRQDHGAVEAAVGHVVAESTEDGAPEVLVIAAPTTRRTWSQWFAQEKADWAEFVRLPVFGSSVAIATIYLTTLSYDGTFIAYVKAARGYDDTFIAGMRAVCLVTGLLGTALMPLLERAVGLERAGAWSIWSEVVCLSPVVVSFFYGAGAYGEHGPSWNTGLLFGGIALSRIGLWSFDLCQLKVLQLALDDHPRRNRMTALQIALQNLFNLAKYAVTLAAATPAQFKWTALVSWFAVVAGAGCYAAYLRSVRGHLVHVTWLKKLY; encoded by the exons ATGGgatcagcagcagccgtcatcgacgacgacgagcgcgcgccgctcctcaCGTCGGGATCGTCCCAGCGCTCAGCACCAGCGTCCGACACgggcgccgcccccgcctccgccggaACGTACGCCGTGCCATGCCTCCTCCTTCAGCACGTCTCGAGCACCATCAATGCAGGCCTGTACGACTTTGGCGCGTTCCTCTTCC tCATCGACATCttcgccgacacgctcgtgCCCTCTGCCCTCGTGGGGCTGTTCACCACCCTCTCGGGGCTGCTGTTGTCGGGGTACATCGGCGGCCTGGTGGACCGTACGCCGCGGCTGCGTTTCCTGCGGCGTGCCATCGGCGCGGAGAAG TTCTTCCACGGGGCAAACTacgccctcttcctcctcctcttcgggCCGCTGCAGCccgtcgcgagcgcggcgttcCACTTCcgcgcgagcaccgcgcAGAACGTCGCAGTGTGGGCGTGCCTGCTGCTCACGATCATGTGCTCGAGCTTGCTCGGGCTCGCGAACACCGGGCTGACTGTCGCGATCGAACGCGACTGGGTGACGTGCATCGCGCGCGGGGACACGGCGCTGCTCACCCAGCTCAACACGTACATGCGCCGCATCGACCTCGTGTCCAAGCTCgtctcgccgctgctcgtgTCGTTTCTGACCGTCATGTGGGGGTACGAAGTCGCCGTGGCCATCCTGCTGGCCTTTACAGTCGTCACAGCCGCCACGGAGAGCGTGTGGATCGGGGTCGTGTACCGCTGCTTCCCTGCGCTGTCACGCCAGGACcacggcgcggtcgaggctgCCGTCGGACACGTCGTGGCCGAGAGCACAGAGGACGGCGCGCCCGAGGTCCTCGTTatcgcggcgccgacgacccgacgCACCTGGTCCCAGTGGTTCGCgcaggagaaggccgactGGGCAGAGTTTGTCCGCCTGCCCGTGTtcggctcgtcggtcgccatcgccactATCTACCTCACGACGCTGTCGTACGACGGGACGTTTATCGCGTATGTCAAGGCCGCGAGGGGGTACGATGATACGTTTATTGCTGGGATGAGG GCCGTCTGTCTCGTCACTGGCCTCCTCGGAACGGCACTCATGCCGCTCCTCGAACGCGCAGTGGGCCTCGAACGTGCCGGCGCATGGTCCATCTGGTCCGAAGTGGTCTGCCTGTcccccgtcgtcgtgtccTTCTTCTACGGCGCCGGAGCgtacggcgagcacggcccCTCGTGGAACACGGGCCTGCTCTtcggcggcatcgcgctGTCCCGCATCGGGCTGTGGAGCTTCGACCTGTGCCAGCTCAAAGTGCTCCagctggcgctcgacgaccacccGCGCCGTAACAGGATGACGGCGCTCCAGATCGCCCTGCAGAACCTGTTCAATCTCGCAAAGTACGCCGtcacgctcgctgccgcgacgccggcgcagtTCAAGTGGACTGCGCTCGTCAGCTGgttcgccgtcgtcgctggcgcgggCTGCTATGCCGCCTATCTGCGCAGCGTGCGCGGGCATCTCGTGCACGTTACGTGGCTCAAGAAGCTGTACTAA
- the YRR1 gene encoding Zinc finger transcription factor YRR1, producing the protein MSGPFLDGLNHTMPVPRDIPNRPNLQGIIPVETASNTTIPNAAAGSSAAAAAAAAATAAGTPNDVAGVLRRNQACLACRRRKLKCDAVRPHCSTCVRSYRHLLRTAPGTRPVLSCEYDDAPDKEPGQGDTERTSPTEDDDDAKKKKRKASGGRKKRDEDLDEERDRLAKRILELENQLATKASAAAAGSSSSSSSQASKWTGSFGSSTDSPATFLEMLQNGTSSSQPPSASTSAPIFPVGLTPLWTSNDRSETTGLPLFPYIDNDISMSSVEPAGDASTLRPSDAAPAMLSPNGVFNFSPAPSGPTWNPANTEPTKQSSGDSASSWRGLESALPQMSANSYADGANGPIETAALDEIAASKAAAFQQSIGVDSFGGVAMDGVLDNQILMDLFWPGWPPNLPEPPVVNALVEVFFDTVPNMPRILHRARFLARMALPPTHSNFPHPALIHSICSLAASWAAPGVTEGATLKSTFGGRGSSPTQQDSLPFGLRQAAFAKDAVQDGLNTGNRLFDVVRAMIVLCRVFIDDTRMLECWTYCGLVSRMILPLGLNVRSAELSLKSVMLPPPVDALEREERRAVVWMAMYHDTIASAASGWGTSMALDELTVPLPVSMKDFEAGHETMDSNPQDLESLDLYIKHPVVDAFVMSLKGAVLLNRVNKFARKWKNRRMRDNDDLDGMQRPEFRELANAIACLQMSFPASLRTPAKLDDKNKLDVDLISAHVIPQSAIICLYEPFADITDPNDQPARRILNASQAIVGVVQQIAGTDQAANLGAIMHSSSSVGLVTAARTLLLFYRHALNIGDQASADAHRADIETARMALAQYGAKFKIGYHHAQLIEYFLDRATRPTFEKLAAHYPEHPRSGAVELTPTANFGLCIMNALNIKRGYWRVAPGSQNQYPAGVGINVGPVVSPAGSTPGSQASVGSGSVPNNNNNSNPQHRTSVGAYDSPGSSGAPSLTSSSTASASSLGWPGAAGATAFNGVMPPAAAPAKQLSQQEKEKNNFAYNFLYNHGPPDKDNKDYDIFAEKDCILGGHAMPNLAAEKLAEANRLSEQLASGIVELD; encoded by the exons ATGTCTGGCCCATTTTTGGATGGCCTGAACCACACAATGCCAGTACCTCGGGATATCCCCAATCGCCCAAACCTGCAGGGTATTATCCCAGTCGAAACTGCCAGTAACACGACCATCCCCAACGCAGCAGCTGGTTCTtccgcagcagcggcagccgctgctgccgcaaCCGCAGCCGGCACTCCGAACGATGTCGCAGGCGTGCTCCGTCGTAACCAGGCATGTCTAGCATGTCGACGACGTAAGCTG AAATGTGACGCGGTGAGGCCGCATTGCTCAACCTGCGTCCGATCATATCGTCACCTCCTTCGTACCGCACCTGGAACCCGGCCCGTCCTTTCGTGCGAGTACGATGATGCACCCGACAAGGAACCTGGCCAGGGCGATACAGAGCGCACATCACCCACTGAagacgatgatgatgccaagaagaagaaacGCAAGGCGTCTGGTGGCCGCAAGAAGCGGGACGAGGACCTTGACGAGGAGAGAGATCGTTTGGCGAAGCGCATTC TCGAGCTAGAGAACCAGCTGGCCACCaaggccagcgcggccgctgccggctcgtcgtcgtcgtcgtcgtcgcaggcATCTAAATGGACGGGGTCGTTCGGGTCGTCGACTGACTCGCCGGCTACATTCCTCGAAATGTTGCAGaacggcacgtcgtcgtcgcagcccCCGTCGGCTTCGACATCGGCACCAATCTTTCCCGTCGGCCTCACGCCACTTTGGACGTCAAACGATCGTAGTGAGACAACTGGCCTGCCACTGTTCCCGTACATCGACAACGACATCTCCATGTCGTCGGTGGAGCCGGCCGGCGATGCGTCGACATTACGGCCTTCAGATGCCGCTCCCGCCATGCTCTCCCCGAACGGCGTCTTCAATttctcgccggcgccgtcgggaCCAACTTGGAACCCGGCGAATACGGAGCCGACAAAGCAGTCGTCCGGCGACTCTGCATCATCCTGGCGGGGTCTCGAGTCGGCCCTGCCGCAGATGAGTGCAAACAGCTACGCAGATGGAGCCAACGGACCGATTGAAACGGCAGCGTTGGATGAGATTGCAGCGTCGAAAGCCGCCGCTTTCCAGCAATCGATTGGTGTCGACAgctttggcggcgtcgccatGGACGGAGTGCTTGATAATCAGATTCTCATGGATCTGTTCTGGCCAGGGTGGCCGCCGAACCTTCCGGAGCCGCCGGTGGTCaatgcgctcgtcgaggtcttTTTCGACACTGTCCCCAACATGCCCCGAATCTTGCACCGGGCTCGTTTCCTCGCGCGCATGGCGCTCCCGCCGACGCATTCAAACTTTCCGCACCCTGCGCTCATCCACTCTatctgctcgctcgctgccagCTGGGCGGCGCCTGGTGTCACTGAAGGCGCGACCCTGAAGAGCACCTTTGGTGGCCGGGGATCGAGCCCGACACAGCAGGACTCACTTCCATTTGGTTTACGCCAGGCCGCATTCGCCAAGGATGCCGTGCAGGACGGTCTCAACACGGGTAACCGTCTCTTCGATGTTGTCCGTGCCATGATCGTTCTCTGTCGGGTGTTCATCGACGACACTCGAATGCTCGAGTGCTGGACTTACTGTGGTCTGGTTTCGCGGATGATTCTGCCGCTGGGTCTCAACGTTCGCTCGGCCGAGCTGTCACTCAAGTCGGTCATGCTTCCTCCGCCAGTCGACGCtcttgagcgcgaggagcgccgcgcggtCGTGTGGATGGCAATGTACCACGACACGatcgcgtcggccgcgtctGGATGGGGCACGTCAatggcgctcgacgagctcactGTGCCGCTCCCCGTCTCCATGAAGGACTTTGAAGCAGGCCACGAGACCATGGACTCGAACCCGCAGGACCTCGAGTCGCTAGACCTGTACATCAAgcaccccgtcgtcgacgcgttcgtCATGAGCCTGAAGGGTGCCGTCTTACTCAACCGTGTCAACAAATTCGCGAGGAAGTGGAAGAACCGCCGCATGCGTGACAatgacgacctcgacggcatgCAGCGTCCCGAGTTCCGCGAACTTGCCAACGCGATTGCCTGCTTGCAGATGAGCTTCCCAGCCAGCCTTCGGACCccggccaagctcgacgacaagaaCAAGTTGGACGTGGACCTCATCAGCGCCCATGTCATCCCCCAGTCGGCCATCATTTGCCTGTACGAGCCGTTTGCCGACATTACCGACCCGAATGACCAGCCGGCTCGCCGCATTCTCAACGCCTCGCAGGCCATCGTCGGAGTCGTCCAGCAGATTGCTGGAACTGACCAGGCCGCCAACCTCGGTGCCATCATGCACTCATCATCGTCGGTCGGCCTCGTGACTGCCGCCCGAACTCTTCTTCTCTTCTATCGCCACGCTCTCAATATTGGCGACCAGGCCTCGGCTGAtgcccaccgcgccgacatTGAGACTGCCCGCATGGCACTGGCGCAATACGGCGCCAAATTCAAGATTGGGTACCACCACGCGCAGCTCATCGAGTACTTCCTCGACCGTGCCACGCGGCCAACGTTTGAAAAGTTGGCCGCACACTACCCGGAACACCCACGCTCTGGGGCAGTCGAGCTCACGCCGACTGCCAACTTTGGCCTGTGCATCATGAACGCGCTCAACATCAAGCGAGGATACTGGCGTGTCGCACCGGGATCACAAAATCAGTACCCCGCAGGCGTCGGCATCAATGTCGGACCCGTCGTTTCCCCCGCCGGTTCCACACCAGGTAGTCAAGCGTCGGTCGGCTCCGGCTCCGtccccaacaacaacaacaatagCAACCCGCAACATCGCACCTCGGTAGGCGCCTATGACTCGCCAGGATCGTCTGGAGCACCCTCGCttacctcgtcgtcgacagccaGTGCCTCGTCACTGGGGTGGCCCGGAGCGGCGGGAGCAACTGCGTTTAATGGCGTAAtgccgcctgctgctgcgcctgcgaAGCAACTTTCGCagcaggagaaggagaagaacaACTTTGCGTACAACTTCCTCTACAACCACGGGCCGCCCGACAAGGACAACAAGGATTACGACATCTTCGCCGAGAAGGACTGCATCCTTGGCGGCCACGCGATGCCGAACctggcggccgagaagcTGGCCGAGGCGAACAGGCTGAGTGAGCAGCTGGCGAGTGGGATAGTGGAGCTGGATTAG
- the DDP1 gene encoding Diphosphoinositol polyphosphate phosphohydrolase DDP1: protein MPDKPPRHVALGIPFCPATRRVLMVTSRKHTSLWIFPKGGVEKGETSGAAAAREALEEAGIPKLRDSAISDELTAIPLPLAPNRNRAEVWHVHALTLGAESDLSPEWLEGHERERKWFTFDEAQRNIDSWGGGAAAAAAAADADAEPAQPADYARGGKKKKAHKGDALETALSAFLDVYG from the exons ATGCCGGACAAACCTCCCCGCCATGTAGCCCTCGGCATCCCGTTCTGccccgcgacgcgccgagtCCTCATGGTCACGAGCAGGAAACACACTTCGCTGTGGATCT TTCCcaagggcggcgtcgagaagggcgagacgtccggcgcggcagctgcgcgcgaggcgctcgaggaag CTGGTATCCCAAAGCTTCGAGACAGTGCCATCTCAGACGAGCTCACTGCGATCCCACTGCCCCTCGCGCCGAATCGTAACCGCGCCGAAGTGTGGCACGTGCACGCGCTgaccctcggcgccgagagcgacCTGTCCCCCGAGTG GCTGGAGggacacgagcgcgagcgcaagtGGTTCACATTtgacgaggcgcagcgcaaCATTGACTCgtggggcggcggtgcggccgccgccgctgcggctgccgacgccgatgcggagcccgcccagccggcAGACTATGCGCGCGGCGGGAAGAAGAAAAAGGCGCATAAGGGCGACGCACTGGAGACTGCGCTCagcgccttcctcgacgtGTATGGTTAA